GGCAAATATAATTTATCGCAAGATCTTTGGTCATCTCGTTTAGCATTTATATTTGCCGCAACTGGTTTTGCCGTTGGTTTAGGCAATATTTGGAAATTTCCTTATATGGTGGGTGAAAACGGCGGTGCTGCGTTTGTGCTTATCTATTTGGCCTGCATTATCTTGGTGGGCATTCCCATTTTAAAATCAGAGATGTTGATTGGACGGCGCGGCGGCCAAAGCCCCAATACCTCGTTTGCTGACTTGGCGCGTAAAGAAGACGCCAGTCCGCGCTGGTCGCTGGTGGGAATTGCTGGCGCGTTTGCCTGTTTTGTTGTGCTGTCTTTTTATTCAGTTGTAGGTGGCTGGTCAATTTATTACTTGGTTAATGCCATTACTCAAACCATTGGCAACGATCAAGCTTCCGTGGTGAACACCTTTGAACATTTGCTGAGTCAAGATTGGCAGGCAAATGTAATGTATCACAGTATATTTTTAGCCTTGGTGGCGCTGGTGGTCTTAGCGGGCATTCGCCGCGGTATAGAGCGCGCCGTTTCGCTGATTATGCCAGTGATGTTTGTGATCTTGCTGGTGTTGTTGGCCTATGCCGCTTCACTGCCTGGCTTTGCCGATGCGCTCAGCTATATGTTCAAGTTTGACCTGCAGAGTTTGGCGTATAACGAGGCAGGCGCTTTTAGCTGGGGTCGTTTAGGGCAGGTTGCTTTATCGGCGCTGGGTCACTCGTTCTTTACCTTGTCGGTGGGCTTTGCAGTCATGGTGACTTACG
This genomic stretch from Pseudomonadales bacterium harbors:
- a CDS encoding sodium-dependent transporter — encoded protein: GKYNLSQDLWSSRLAFIFAATGFAVGLGNIWKFPYMVGENGGAAFVLIYLACIILVGIPILKSEMLIGRRGGQSPNTSFADLARKEDASPRWSLVGIAGAFACFVVLSFYSVVGGWSIYYLVNAITQTIGNDQASVVNTFEHLLSQDWQANVMYHSIFLALVALVVLAGIRRGIERAVSLIMPVMFVILLVLLAYAASLPGFADALSYMFKFDLQSLAYNEAGAFSWGRLGQVALSALGHSFFTLSVGFAVMVTYAAHLPKSVSIPNTAFVIGAVDTLVALVAGVAIYAIVFSDQALAANAGPGLVFMTVPQAFLNIPGGYWLAILFFLLLWFAAWTSALSLLEPPVEVAMSVLGLNRKVATLLVTLMIWGFGLISALSYNVLSDTTIGGEAILDFLSNLSDKVLLPLTGLLIAIFSGWVMGMNSTTKELGGWGLPYIYWRVCVRVIAPVAIIIIFIAGVKDWLFA